Proteins from a single region of Candidatus Palauibacter australiensis:
- the rplW gene encoding 50S ribosomal protein L23, with product MTRSPNEIILRPLFTEKTSTSLQSEGTDGVGRRLQARIDRGEVEPRPKYTFEVAPDANKIEIRRAFEAIFEGRRVTSVRTMNVRGKKKRMGRTMGRRPHWKKAIIEVADGPVDVLEGA from the coding sequence ATGACGCGCTCGCCGAACGAGATCATCCTGCGTCCGCTCTTCACGGAGAAGACGTCCACGAGCCTTCAGTCCGAGGGGACCGACGGCGTGGGACGGCGTCTCCAGGCACGGATCGACCGCGGCGAGGTGGAACCGCGTCCCAAGTACACCTTTGAGGTGGCGCCGGATGCAAACAAGATCGAGATCCGCCGCGCTTTCGAGGCGATCTTCGAGGGAAGGCGAGTCACCTCCGTGCGCACGATGAACGTGCGGGGGAAGAAGAAGCGCATGGGGCGCACGATGGGTCGTCGACCGCATTGGAAGAAGGCCATCATCGAAGTCGCGGATGGTCCCGTCGATGTGTTGGAGGGAGCCTGA